The Longimicrobium terrae genome includes a region encoding these proteins:
- a CDS encoding glycerate kinase type-2 family protein, with the protein MDDARAAVRRVLTAAFRAADPREAVLRALRVDGTRLSVADAEEIDLARVDRVLLVGAGKAAVGMARGALETFGGWIAEGSITTRGGAGADLPGIEVWEASHPVPDTGGLAGASDALRLARRAGPRDLVLCLLSGGASALWPAPVAGVSLTELQRVTDRLVRSGARINDINCVRKHLSRIAGGRLAQAAAPARVVTLAISDVVSGALDAIGSGPTVPDPTTYEDALQVLADWEIDTPASILNHLRRGDAGQVAETPDDFDPAFARASAYVIARNADALRAAADEAARLGWDARIVADDVEGEARSVGEQVARLGLEVRGERSTRPVALLLGGETTVTVKGSGRGGRNQELALGAALELSGESGVLVASCATDGVDGPTDAAGGFADGGTVSRGESGGLDAEDALRRNDAHPFLRAAGDLIVTGPSGTNVNDVIVVLVDGHPAH; encoded by the coding sequence ATGGACGACGCTCGCGCCGCCGTCCGCCGTGTTCTGACCGCCGCCTTCCGCGCCGCGGACCCGCGTGAGGCCGTCCTCCGCGCGCTGCGGGTTGACGGAACGCGCCTGTCTGTGGCGGATGCGGAGGAGATCGACCTCGCGCGGGTGGATCGCGTGCTGCTGGTGGGGGCGGGAAAGGCGGCCGTGGGGATGGCGCGCGGCGCACTGGAGACCTTTGGCGGGTGGATCGCGGAGGGCTCCATCACCACGCGCGGCGGCGCCGGCGCGGATCTGCCGGGGATCGAGGTGTGGGAAGCCTCGCATCCCGTTCCCGACACGGGCGGGCTGGCGGGCGCCTCCGATGCGCTGCGGCTGGCGCGCCGCGCGGGGCCGCGCGACCTGGTGCTCTGCCTGCTGAGCGGCGGCGCGTCCGCGCTGTGGCCGGCGCCCGTGGCCGGCGTGTCGCTGACGGAGCTGCAGCGGGTGACGGACCGCCTGGTGCGCTCCGGCGCGCGGATCAACGACATCAACTGTGTCCGCAAGCATCTGTCGCGCATCGCGGGCGGGCGGCTGGCGCAGGCGGCGGCGCCCGCACGCGTGGTCACGCTCGCCATCTCCGACGTGGTGAGCGGCGCGCTGGACGCCATCGGCTCCGGGCCGACGGTGCCCGATCCCACGACGTACGAAGACGCCCTGCAGGTGCTGGCGGATTGGGAAATCGACACGCCCGCGTCCATCCTCAACCACCTGCGGCGCGGGGACGCGGGGCAGGTTGCGGAGACACCGGACGACTTCGATCCCGCCTTTGCGCGTGCGTCGGCGTACGTGATCGCGCGCAACGCGGACGCCCTGCGCGCCGCCGCGGACGAGGCCGCGCGGCTGGGCTGGGATGCGCGCATCGTGGCGGATGACGTGGAAGGCGAGGCGCGCTCGGTGGGCGAGCAGGTGGCGCGTCTGGGGCTGGAAGTGCGCGGCGAGCGATCAACCCGGCCGGTCGCGCTCCTGCTGGGCGGGGAGACGACGGTGACGGTTAAGGGAAGCGGCCGCGGCGGGCGGAACCAGGAACTCGCGCTGGGCGCGGCGCTGGAGCTGAGCGGCGAATCCGGCGTCCTCGTGGCCTCGTGCGCGACGGATGGCGTGGACGGGCCCACGGACGCGGCGGGCGGGTTTGCGGACGGCGGAACGGTGTCGCGGGGCGAGTCGGGCGGGCTGGACGCGGAGGATGCGCTGCGCCGCAACGACGCGCATCCGTTCCTCCGCGCGGCGGGCGACCTGATCGTCACCGGACCGAGCGGCACCAACGTCAACGACGTCATCGTGGTGCTGGTGGACGGGCATCCGGCGCACTGA
- a CDS encoding 2-hydroxyacid dehydrogenase, with the protein MARIVCTFALPAEAADLLRPLGEVAGPDGWRGELADAEALVCVLTDRVDAELLAVAPNLRIVANAVAGYEHVDREACRARGVVVTNTPDVLTDATADVAFALILGTLRGVSSAERSLRGGGFGGWRFDGYLGADLAGRTLGIYGMGRIGQAVARRAAPFGMRVIYHSRSRLDPSAEAETGARWVAWDELLSSSDVLSLHAPLTPDTRHVLDRNALRRMRRGAFLINTARGPLVDEAALVDALRDGHLAGAGLDVYERDPVVHPGLLELPNVMLLPHIGSATTETRHRMAMLAARNVEAVLSGQPPLTPVS; encoded by the coding sequence ATGGCGCGAATCGTCTGCACTTTTGCGCTCCCCGCCGAGGCCGCCGATCTGCTCCGGCCACTCGGAGAGGTCGCCGGGCCGGATGGATGGCGCGGCGAACTGGCGGACGCGGAGGCGCTCGTCTGCGTGCTTACGGACCGCGTGGACGCCGAACTGCTCGCCGTCGCCCCGAATCTGCGTATCGTGGCCAACGCCGTCGCGGGATACGAGCACGTGGACCGCGAGGCGTGCCGGGCGCGCGGCGTCGTCGTCACCAACACGCCGGACGTTCTGACGGACGCGACGGCGGACGTGGCGTTCGCCCTCATCCTGGGTACGCTGCGCGGCGTTTCGTCCGCGGAGCGCAGTCTGCGCGGTGGCGGCTTTGGTGGATGGCGGTTCGACGGCTACCTGGGCGCGGACCTGGCAGGGCGCACGCTGGGCATCTACGGAATGGGGCGCATCGGGCAGGCGGTGGCGCGCCGCGCGGCGCCGTTCGGCATGCGCGTCATCTACCACTCCCGCTCCCGGCTGGACCCGTCGGCGGAGGCGGAGACCGGTGCGCGGTGGGTGGCCTGGGATGAACTGCTGTCGTCCAGCGACGTGCTGAGCCTGCACGCGCCTTTGACGCCGGACACGCGCCACGTGCTGGACCGGAACGCGCTGCGGCGGATGCGGCGGGGCGCATTCCTCATCAACACCGCGCGCGGCCCGCTGGTGGACGAGGCGGCGCTGGTGGATGCGCTGCGCGACGGCCACCTCGCGGGCGCGGGGCTGGACGTGTACGAGCGCGATCCCGTGGTCCACCCCGGGCTGCTGGAGCTGCCCAACGTCATGCTGCTGCCGCACATCGGCTCGGCGACGACCGAGACGCGGCACCGGATGGCGATGCTGGCGGCGCGCAACGTCGAGGCGGTGCTTTCCGGCCAGCCGCCGCTCACTCCGGTGTCCTGA
- a CDS encoding GNAT family N-acetyltransferase, which yields MVDAERTAPLEIETDRLVLRTLHPGDEAALQEMFGRCADHFRILSGLPGPAPDAAAGEIAGCAATPGRDVALLTLAETGEAVGALGWWVGNPEADRALIGMIMIVPEHRRQGLAREALSGLEVWLAGQGIRGLRTAFQRRRLPVHPVVRGLGFREMSIREHTALGLGSAGISLWEKPLG from the coding sequence ATGGTGGACGCCGAGCGCACCGCCCCGCTGGAAATCGAGACCGACCGCCTGGTCCTGCGCACCCTGCACCCCGGCGACGAAGCCGCGCTGCAGGAGATGTTCGGGCGGTGCGCGGACCACTTCCGCATCCTTTCCGGCCTCCCCGGCCCCGCGCCGGACGCCGCCGCGGGCGAAATCGCCGGGTGCGCCGCCACGCCCGGCCGCGACGTCGCCCTGCTGACGCTGGCGGAAACCGGTGAGGCGGTAGGCGCGCTGGGCTGGTGGGTGGGCAACCCGGAAGCCGACCGCGCGCTGATCGGAATGATCATGATCGTCCCCGAACACCGGCGGCAGGGGCTGGCCCGGGAAGCGCTTTCCGGGCTGGAAGTGTGGCTCGCGGGGCAGGGAATCCGCGGGCTGCGGACGGCCTTTCAGCGCCGGCGGCTGCCGGTGCACCCCGTGGTGCGCGGGCTGGGATTCCGGGAGATGAGCATTCGCGAGCACACCGCGCTGGGCCTGGGTTCCGCGGGCATCAGCCTGTGGGAAAAGCCGCTCGGCTGA
- a CDS encoding response regulator, with amino-acid sequence MRTAMGGVSPRTVLIVEDQLEMRAITTAYLEHQGYRVVSAGDGVEGLRCAREVHPDLILMDISIPGLDGIEATAALKRDPATRDIPIIIVSAHPYGSVGKRARDAGCDGWLNKPCDPRRVLEEVERRVGAPN; translated from the coding sequence ATGAGAACTGCCATGGGCGGGGTGTCTCCCCGCACGGTGCTGATCGTAGAAGATCAGTTGGAAATGCGCGCCATCACCACCGCGTATCTGGAGCACCAGGGATACCGCGTGGTGTCGGCAGGGGATGGGGTCGAGGGGCTGCGGTGCGCGCGGGAAGTGCACCCGGACCTGATCCTGATGGACATCTCCATTCCCGGACTGGACGGAATCGAGGCGACCGCGGCGCTCAAGCGCGACCCGGCCACCCGCGACATCCCCATCATCATCGTGAGCGCGCACCCGTACGGTTCGGTGGGCAAGCGTGCGCGCGACGCCGGCTGCGACGGCTGGCTGAACAAGCCGTGCGATCCGCGCCGCGTGCTGGAAGAGGTGGAGCGGCGGGTCGGCGCGCCCAACTGA
- a CDS encoding TIGR03915 family putative DNA repair protein: MQSVPFTPTFDGWRAAARRMIVSGVEPRAVAWAPEDDPQPSLGLADEGAGGAEVREFRVPRRFVEIARMVACHRDPERWALLYGVLWRVMNGERALMDVATDPHVHQLLRMEKAVRRESHKMKAFVRFRAVEHEGGTHYVAWFEPEHDVVEHTSTFFAERFASMRWSILTPIRCVHWDGASVSFTPGVPRSQAPDADHLEGLWRTYYASTFNPGRARPGAMRAEMPLRYWKNLPEAQLIAPLLQDAPARVRRMIEQQSTEMKRERRARSEPAQTGTGDASATSGDS; the protein is encoded by the coding sequence ATGCAATCCGTCCCCTTCACCCCCACCTTCGACGGCTGGCGCGCGGCCGCGCGGCGGATGATCGTGAGCGGGGTGGAGCCGCGCGCGGTCGCCTGGGCGCCGGAGGACGATCCGCAGCCGTCGCTGGGCCTGGCTGACGAGGGCGCGGGTGGCGCGGAGGTGCGCGAGTTCCGCGTTCCGCGGCGGTTCGTGGAGATCGCGCGGATGGTGGCGTGCCATCGCGATCCGGAGCGCTGGGCCCTCCTCTACGGCGTTCTGTGGCGGGTGATGAACGGCGAGCGCGCGTTGATGGATGTGGCCACCGACCCGCACGTCCATCAACTTCTGCGGATGGAAAAGGCGGTGCGCCGCGAATCGCACAAGATGAAGGCGTTCGTGCGCTTCCGCGCGGTGGAGCACGAGGGCGGCACGCACTACGTCGCCTGGTTCGAGCCGGAGCACGACGTGGTGGAGCACACCTCGACGTTCTTTGCCGAGCGGTTCGCGTCCATGCGCTGGTCCATCCTCACGCCCATCCGCTGCGTGCACTGGGACGGCGCATCCGTCTCGTTCACCCCGGGCGTGCCGCGCTCCCAGGCGCCGGACGCCGACCACCTGGAGGGGCTGTGGCGTACGTATTACGCCAGCACCTTCAACCCCGGCCGCGCGCGCCCCGGCGCCATGCGCGCCGAAATGCCGCTGCGGTACTGGAAGAACCTGCCCGAGGCCCAACTCATCGCGCCGCTGCTGCAGGACGCCCCCGCCCGCGTCCGCCGCATGATCGAGCAGCAGTCCACCGAGATGAAGCGCGAGCGCCGCGCCCGGTCCGAACCAGCCCAGACGGGTACCGGGGATGCGTCCGCCACGAGCGGCGATTCCTGA
- a CDS encoding putative DNA modification/repair radical SAM protein encodes MEIAGKLAVLADAAKYDASCSSSGAKGRKGGKTGLGSTEGTGICHSYTPDGRCVSLLKILLTNVCIYDCQYCINRRSSEVQRARFTVREVVDLTLDFYRRNYIEGLFLSSGIIRSADYTMEQLIQVARTLRQEHRFAGYIHLKTIPDAAPELLDQAGRWADRLSINVELPTQENLDRLAPEKNLVQITGAMSRMSDRIAEAKEDRSPSRPLARFAPAGQSTQMIVGATDATDATILHTASALYTGPRLKRVYYSGFSPIPDSSSTLPVIPTPLVREHRLYQADWLMRFYGFEAKELTTVEAPNLDLTLDPKVSWALRNREWFPVDVNRAPREELLRIPGLGARNVKRILAARAWRQVRVDDLRRLGIPLRRALPFIIAADHRPTLIGPDSLDLQDRIAPKRAQIDMFESARAAVHGEL; translated from the coding sequence ATGGAGATCGCCGGCAAGCTCGCCGTTCTCGCTGACGCGGCCAAGTACGACGCCTCGTGCAGCAGCAGCGGCGCCAAGGGCCGCAAGGGCGGCAAGACGGGGCTGGGGAGCACCGAGGGAACCGGCATCTGCCACAGCTACACGCCCGACGGACGGTGCGTGTCGCTGCTGAAGATCCTGCTCACCAACGTCTGCATCTACGACTGCCAGTACTGCATCAACCGCCGCAGCAGCGAGGTGCAGCGCGCGCGGTTCACCGTCAGGGAAGTCGTCGACCTCACGCTGGACTTCTACCGGCGCAACTACATCGAGGGGCTCTTCCTGAGCTCCGGCATCATCCGCTCCGCCGACTACACGATGGAGCAGCTGATTCAGGTTGCGCGCACGCTGCGGCAGGAGCACCGGTTCGCGGGCTACATTCACCTCAAGACGATTCCGGACGCCGCGCCGGAGCTGCTGGACCAGGCGGGGCGGTGGGCGGACCGGCTGAGCATCAACGTGGAGCTGCCCACGCAGGAGAACCTTGACCGTCTGGCGCCGGAAAAGAATCTGGTGCAGATCACCGGCGCCATGTCGCGCATGAGCGACCGCATCGCCGAGGCCAAGGAAGACCGCTCTCCGTCGCGGCCGCTGGCGCGCTTTGCCCCCGCCGGCCAGAGCACGCAGATGATCGTGGGCGCGACGGATGCGACCGACGCCACCATTCTGCACACCGCGTCGGCGCTGTACACCGGGCCGCGTCTGAAGCGCGTGTACTACTCCGGGTTTTCGCCCATCCCGGACTCGTCCAGCACACTTCCCGTCATCCCCACGCCGCTGGTGCGCGAACACCGGCTGTACCAGGCGGACTGGCTGATGCGGTTCTACGGTTTTGAGGCCAAGGAACTGACCACGGTCGAAGCGCCCAACCTGGACCTGACGCTGGACCCCAAGGTGTCGTGGGCGCTGCGCAACCGGGAGTGGTTTCCGGTGGATGTGAACCGCGCCCCGCGTGAGGAACTGCTGCGCATTCCGGGGCTGGGCGCGCGCAACGTCAAGCGCATCCTGGCTGCGCGCGCGTGGCGGCAGGTGAGGGTTGATGACCTGCGGCGGCTGGGGATTCCGCTGCGGCGCGCCCTGCCGTTCATCATCGCGGCGGATCACCGGCCCACGCTGATCGGCCCGGATTCGCTGGATCTGCAGGACCGGATCGCGCCCAAGCGCGCGCAGATCGACATGTTCGAGTCCGCGCGCGCGGCCGTGCACGGGGAGTTGTAA
- a CDS encoding Imm63 family immunity protein, with the protein MDQDLRDLQERYKGLCELLGHAPAYSYQRQLQTRPLMDGAPHVELNDGQYEYVVTERGRELERRTARDQDELLYWLMSDVTVGVAIELDAQRLFRTGDARRWWFAKDVELLSGLRREWGDRKRAEYAQVLSRNPYLDQKASGKRGWRFWG; encoded by the coding sequence ATGGATCAGGACCTGCGCGATCTGCAAGAGCGATACAAGGGGCTATGCGAACTGCTGGGGCATGCTCCGGCGTACTCGTACCAGCGCCAACTCCAGACTCGTCCCCTGATGGATGGCGCTCCACACGTCGAGTTGAACGATGGCCAGTACGAGTACGTGGTCACCGAGCGGGGCAGGGAACTCGAGCGCCGTACCGCGCGGGATCAGGATGAGCTTCTGTACTGGCTGATGAGCGATGTGACTGTGGGCGTCGCCATTGAGCTCGATGCGCAGAGGTTGTTCCGCACCGGGGACGCGCGGCGCTGGTGGTTCGCCAAGGACGTCGAACTGCTGAGCGGGCTCCGCCGCGAATGGGGTGATCGCAAACGAGCCGAATACGCGCAGGTGCTCAGCAGGAACCCGTACCTTGACCAGAAGGCGAGCGGAAAGCGGGGCTGGCGGTTCTGGGGATGA
- a CDS encoding multicopper oxidase family protein: MSVQDTNEKTAAPSRRDFLRFSALGLAVPIAGMAVSACGGGSAAEQKAENAGNAASTKAAASGTHADSDHSGGTMAANPATPASAAEVRRRADEMDAHHEKGIKAFPAKTNVMGNQLMQPRIVNGVKVFELTAARMQWETEPGKFVEAFAYNGQVPGPQIRVTEGDRVRVVLKNNLDQSTAIHFHGLLVPIEQDGVPFITQPPVKPGDSYTYEFTVPNAGSHMYHSHHNSAEQVGKGLLGAFIVAPRRPRAVERADIDYVMILNDGSHGYTLNGKGFPATEPIVAKLGQKVRVRFMNEGMMIHPMHLHGMGMKVIDKDGYPQPMPWMCDTLNVAPGERWDVIIDCNNPGTWAFHCHILPHAETPNGMFGMVTALIVQK, from the coding sequence ATGAGCGTACAGGATACCAACGAAAAGACCGCGGCCCCTTCGCGCCGTGACTTTCTCCGCTTTTCGGCGCTGGGCTTGGCGGTTCCGATTGCCGGGATGGCGGTAAGCGCCTGCGGAGGTGGAAGCGCGGCGGAGCAGAAGGCCGAGAACGCGGGCAATGCGGCCAGCACCAAGGCCGCCGCCAGCGGCACGCACGCCGACAGCGACCACAGCGGCGGCACCATGGCGGCCAACCCCGCCACGCCCGCCAGCGCCGCCGAGGTCCGCCGCCGCGCGGACGAGATGGACGCGCACCACGAAAAGGGGATCAAGGCATTCCCCGCCAAGACGAATGTGATGGGCAACCAGCTCATGCAGCCGCGCATCGTGAACGGGGTCAAGGTGTTCGAGCTGACCGCGGCCAGGATGCAGTGGGAAACGGAGCCCGGAAAGTTCGTGGAGGCGTTCGCGTACAACGGGCAGGTGCCCGGCCCGCAGATCCGCGTGACCGAGGGCGACCGGGTGCGCGTGGTGCTCAAGAACAACCTGGACCAGTCCACGGCCATCCACTTTCACGGCCTGCTGGTGCCCATTGAGCAGGACGGCGTGCCGTTCATCACCCAGCCGCCGGTAAAGCCGGGCGACAGCTACACGTACGAGTTCACCGTGCCCAACGCGGGCTCGCACATGTACCACTCGCACCACAACTCGGCGGAGCAGGTGGGCAAGGGGCTGCTGGGCGCCTTCATCGTGGCGCCGCGCCGGCCCCGGGCGGTTGAGCGGGCGGACATCGACTACGTGATGATCCTGAACGACGGCAGCCACGGCTACACGCTCAACGGCAAGGGGTTTCCCGCCACGGAGCCCATCGTGGCCAAGCTGGGGCAGAAGGTGCGCGTGCGCTTCATGAACGAGGGGATGATGATTCACCCCATGCACCTGCACGGAATGGGGATGAAGGTCATCGACAAGGACGGATATCCCCAGCCCATGCCCTGGATGTGCGATACGCTGAACGTGGCGCCCGGCGAGCGCTGGGACGTGATCATCGACTGCAACAACCCGGGCACGTGGGCGTTCCACTGCCACATTCTTCCCCACGCCGAAACGCCGAACGGGATGTTCGGCATGGTCACGGCGCTCATCGTACAGAAGTAG
- a CDS encoding methyltransferase domain-containing protein has protein sequence MSDDRNATTRFSDRVDAYVKYRPGYPEAVMAVLRDKAGLQPGATVADIGAGTGISARMLLESGHTVIGVEPNAAMRAAAEAALGGDPRFTIVAGTAEATGLPDASVDAAVAFQAFHWFHPERARAEWRRILRPDGLAVIIWNARRRDTSDFLRGYDELLLRHGTDYAGVNHENVTDDTLRAFFGGPFTRRTAQNRQVFDYAGLEGRLVSSSYAPNAGQPGYEAMIADLRTLFDATQRDGQVVMEYETQILFARL, from the coding sequence GTGAGCGACGACCGGAACGCCACCACGCGCTTCAGCGACCGGGTGGATGCGTACGTGAAGTATCGCCCCGGCTACCCGGAAGCCGTCATGGCCGTGCTGCGCGACAAGGCGGGGCTGCAACCCGGCGCCACGGTGGCCGACATCGGCGCGGGGACGGGGATCAGCGCGCGGATGCTTCTGGAAAGCGGCCACACGGTGATCGGCGTGGAGCCCAACGCCGCCATGCGCGCCGCGGCCGAGGCGGCGCTCGGCGGCGATCCGCGCTTCACCATCGTGGCGGGAACGGCGGAGGCGACGGGGCTGCCGGACGCCAGCGTGGACGCGGCGGTGGCGTTTCAGGCGTTCCACTGGTTCCATCCGGAGCGCGCCCGGGCGGAGTGGCGGCGCATTCTGCGGCCGGACGGGCTGGCCGTCATCATCTGGAACGCGCGTCGGCGGGACACGTCGGACTTTCTGCGCGGGTACGACGAACTCCTTCTGCGCCACGGAACGGACTACGCTGGCGTGAACCACGAGAACGTGACGGATGATACGCTGCGCGCCTTTTTCGGCGGGCCGTTCACGCGGCGGACGGCGCAGAACCGGCAGGTGTTCGACTACGCGGGGCTCGAGGGCCGCCTGGTTTCCTCCTCCTACGCGCCCAACGCCGGCCAGCCCGGCTACGAGGCGATGATCGCCGACCTGCGGACGCTCTTCGACGCCACGCAGCGCGACGGGCAGGTGGTGATGGAGTACGAGACGCAGATCCTCTTCGCCCGCCTCTGA
- a CDS encoding AI-2E family transporter, producing MADDEPTLPAAAPVDAEDVKASASHSRADRVRPEHLYRAAGLIFLLALAFRFFDQLMQTFLMMYAAAIIAIGLNALRRLIPVQRKWLAAGIGLAVVGGFVALIAFGAPMLLEQARDMAGQGPAFQDQLAKWEQWLRTNTGMNIKFPPPEKMLSGMSPGGGSVMGSAASVLEILFVPLILFFGALFALATPNDRLLTPMLRVLPEGVRVAWYRIFQLLGERLLGWLKGVGIAMVGVGLLSIVALYLIGVPNALLLGLLCGLTEFLPLVGPWIGGGIATGVALMDDPSKGMWTAVAALAIQQIEANLITPWAMSRSAEIHPFVTLFALVLFGALFGFMGILLALPLVMLVWTIVQVLWVERAIETDGERIAPVVKE from the coding sequence ATGGCGGACGACGAACCCACTCTCCCGGCGGCGGCGCCCGTCGACGCGGAGGACGTAAAGGCCAGCGCGTCCCACTCCCGCGCGGACCGCGTGCGCCCCGAGCACCTGTACCGCGCGGCCGGACTGATCTTTCTGCTGGCGCTGGCGTTCCGGTTCTTTGACCAGCTGATGCAGACGTTTCTGATGATGTACGCCGCGGCCATCATCGCCATCGGCCTGAACGCGCTGCGGCGGCTGATTCCGGTGCAGCGCAAGTGGCTGGCGGCGGGGATCGGGCTGGCCGTCGTGGGCGGATTCGTGGCGCTGATCGCGTTCGGCGCGCCCATGCTGCTGGAGCAGGCGCGCGACATGGCCGGGCAGGGGCCCGCGTTTCAGGACCAGCTCGCCAAGTGGGAGCAGTGGCTGCGCACCAACACGGGGATGAACATCAAGTTCCCCCCGCCGGAAAAGATGCTTTCCGGCATGTCGCCCGGCGGCGGCAGCGTCATGGGAAGCGCGGCGAGCGTGCTGGAAATTCTCTTCGTTCCGCTGATCCTCTTCTTCGGCGCGCTGTTCGCGCTGGCGACGCCCAACGACCGCCTGCTCACGCCCATGCTGCGCGTGCTGCCGGAGGGCGTGCGCGTGGCCTGGTACCGCATCTTTCAGCTGCTGGGCGAGCGGCTGCTGGGGTGGCTCAAGGGCGTGGGGATCGCCATGGTGGGCGTGGGGCTGCTGAGCATCGTGGCGCTGTACCTGATCGGCGTGCCCAACGCCCTCCTCCTGGGACTGCTCTGCGGATTGACGGAGTTTCTGCCGCTGGTGGGCCCGTGGATTGGCGGGGGCATCGCGACCGGCGTGGCGCTCATGGACGATCCCAGCAAGGGGATGTGGACGGCGGTGGCGGCGCTGGCCATCCAGCAGATCGAGGCCAATCTGATCACGCCCTGGGCCATGTCGCGCAGCGCGGAAATCCACCCCTTTGTCACCCTGTTCGCCCTGGTGCTGTTCGGCGCGCTGTTCGGCTTCATGGGAATTCTGCTGGCGCTGCCGCTGGTGATGCTGGTGTGGACCATCGTGCAGGTGCTGTGGGTGGAGCGCGCGATCGAGACGGACGGCGAGCGGATCGCGCCGGTGGTCAAGGAGTAG